A window from Cherax quadricarinatus isolate ZL_2023a chromosome 72, ASM3850222v1, whole genome shotgun sequence encodes these proteins:
- the LOC128705644 gene encoding uncharacterized protein isoform X7, protein MGGEARGQQDQAATTKKERSFVRHSHHQQQQQQQYHHKNNNNNSTNSNNNNYAEHRFVQRERSFVRPQSTFAQIQAREQQSRRRSAMPASNRSKPAMELYRPPIHSVALRGPGIFDNANGDAVVMNGKMAQNGALHDSRSGLNVNAREFVSVSTRPPLQHSKSSSSVPYQGRPGGLQHSKSGSNLRQTTNGDVRPPSGSPPRVHFSDDKENDPELKCVAMCRPPSLAVGLLSQQPGIKRSKSLGSADLRASQFLEASTTTTTMPDLGPFSPDVQNSISKAMTDPNSVSARQLMEVVRHVFTRVVEASRHAEPAARLCIAIIEKEKNETFLETLLNTCQEYFQERDRLLRNNPPAPYPGFVPAHPRWIAYMTFLNEMYTQLKRRHVQLMTKRMRNSETAPGLLLLTLLAQCCQVCLKENAVNSLAETECLFFVLTGLGKDIEVELPHQMARVMSAARDAFLTTVRVPAVRKTLLQLIEMHAARWQLPAPAVMYYYPGSGNK, encoded by the exons gGCGGTGAGGCGAGGGGCCAGCAGGACCAAGCGGCGACGACGAAGAAGGAGAGGAGCTTCGTcaggcactcacaccaccagcaacagcagcagcagcagtaccaccacaagaacaacaataacaacagcaccaacagcaacaataacaattat GCTGAACATCGCTTTGTGCAGCGGGAAAGAAGCTTCGTTCGACCGCAGTCAACCTTCGCTCAGATCCAG GCTCGTGAGCAACAGTCGCGGCGCAGAAGTGCCATGCCGGCCTCCAACCGCAGTAAACCTGCCATGGAGCTCTACCGCCCTCCAA TCCACTCCGTAGCACTACGGGGACCCGGGATCTTCGACAATGCGAACGGCGACGCTGTCGTCATGAACGGTAAGATGGCTCAGAATGGCGCCCTCCACGACAGCAGGTCTGGCCTCAACGTCAACGCTCGCGAGTTTGTTTCTGTTAGCACCAGGCCTCCCCTACAGCATTCCAAGTCCTCCAGTAGCGTGCCCTATCAG GGTCGTCCTGGTGGTCTGCAGCACTCCAAGTCTGGCAGTAACCTACGACAGACCACCAACGGCGACGTCCGACCTCCCAGTGGCTCTCCTCCCAGGGTGCACTTCAGTGATGACAAGGAGAACGACCCCGAACTCAAG tgtgtggctatgtgtcgcCCTCCCTCGCTAGCAGTGGGACTACTGAGCCAGCAGCCAGGTATCAAGAGATCCAAGTCACTGGGATCAGCAGACCTGAGAGCTTCACAGTTTCTCgaggcctccaccaccactaccaccatgcccgACCTGGGACCCTTCTCGCCCGACGTCCAAAACTCCATTTCGAAAGCCATGACGG ACCCCAACAGTGTGAGTGCTCGCcaactgatggaggtggtgaggcATGTATTCACCAGGGTGGTGGAAGCCTCGCGTCATGCTGAACCAGCAGCTAGGCTTTGTATCGCTATTATTGAG AAGGAGAAGAACGAGACATTCCTGGAGACGCTACTGAACACCTGCCAGGAATACTTCCAGGAGCGAGATCGTCTCCTAAGAAACAACCCACCAGCACCCTACCCAGGTTTCGTTCCCGCTCACCCGCGCTGGATCGCCTACATGACCTTCCTTAATGAGATGTACACACAG CTCAAGCGACGGCACGTACAGCTGATGACgaagaggatgaggaacagtgagACTGCACCCGGCCTGCTGCTGCTCACCTTGCTAGCTCAGTGCTGCCAAGTCTGCCTCAAGGAGAATGCTGTCAACAGCCTTGCAGAG ACTGAGTGCCTTTTCTTCGTGTTAACGGGTCTCGGGAAGGATATTGAGGTGGAGCTGCCACACCAGATGGCCAGAGTTATGAGTGCCGCTCGTGATGCCTTCCTCACCACCGTCAGAGTGCCAGCCGTGCGCAAGACCCTCCTCCAGCTAATTGAGATGCACGCTGCAAGGTGGCAGCTCCCAGCCCCTGCAGTCATGTATTACTACCCGGGCTCAGGCAACAAATAA
- the LOC128705644 gene encoding uncharacterized protein isoform X9, which translates to MRPLFNTRGLLRFRVRVPSPIAEERENFNIVKGKAREQQSRRRSAMPASNRSKPAMELYRPPTLRGPGIFDNANGDAVVMNGKMAQNGALHDSRSGLNVNAREFVSVSTRPPLQHSKSSSSVPYQGRPGGLQHSKSGSNLRQTTNGDVRPPSGSPPRVHFSDDKENDPELKCVAMCRPPSLAVGLLSQQPGIKRSKSLGSADLRASQFLEASTTTTTMPDLGPFSPDVQNSISKAMTDPNSVSARQLMEVVRHVFTRVVEASRHAEPAARLCIAIIEKEKNETFLETLLNTCQEYFQERDRLLRNNPPAPYPGFVPAHPRWIAYMTFLNEMYTQLKRRHVQLMTKRMRNSETAPGLLLLTLLAQCCQVCLKENAVNSLAETECLFFVLTGLGKDIEVELPHQMARVMSAARDAFLTTVRVPAVRKTLLQLIEMHAARWQLPAPAVMYYYPGSGNK; encoded by the exons ATGCGCCCTCTCTTCAATACCCGCGGCCTCCTGAGGTTCAGAGTTCGAGTACCAAGCCCCATTGCCGAGGAGAGAGAGAACTTCAATATTGTTAAGGGAAAG GCTCGTGAGCAACAGTCGCGGCGCAGAAGTGCCATGCCGGCCTCCAACCGCAGTAAACCTGCCATGGAGCTCTACCGCCCTCCAA CACTACGGGGACCCGGGATCTTCGACAATGCGAACGGCGACGCTGTCGTCATGAACGGTAAGATGGCTCAGAATGGCGCCCTCCACGACAGCAGGTCTGGCCTCAACGTCAACGCTCGCGAGTTTGTTTCTGTTAGCACCAGGCCTCCCCTACAGCATTCCAAGTCCTCCAGTAGCGTGCCCTATCAG GGTCGTCCTGGTGGTCTGCAGCACTCCAAGTCTGGCAGTAACCTACGACAGACCACCAACGGCGACGTCCGACCTCCCAGTGGCTCTCCTCCCAGGGTGCACTTCAGTGATGACAAGGAGAACGACCCCGAACTCAAG tgtgtggctatgtgtcgcCCTCCCTCGCTAGCAGTGGGACTACTGAGCCAGCAGCCAGGTATCAAGAGATCCAAGTCACTGGGATCAGCAGACCTGAGAGCTTCACAGTTTCTCgaggcctccaccaccactaccaccatgcccgACCTGGGACCCTTCTCGCCCGACGTCCAAAACTCCATTTCGAAAGCCATGACGG ACCCCAACAGTGTGAGTGCTCGCcaactgatggaggtggtgaggcATGTATTCACCAGGGTGGTGGAAGCCTCGCGTCATGCTGAACCAGCAGCTAGGCTTTGTATCGCTATTATTGAG AAGGAGAAGAACGAGACATTCCTGGAGACGCTACTGAACACCTGCCAGGAATACTTCCAGGAGCGAGATCGTCTCCTAAGAAACAACCCACCAGCACCCTACCCAGGTTTCGTTCCCGCTCACCCGCGCTGGATCGCCTACATGACCTTCCTTAATGAGATGTACACACAG CTCAAGCGACGGCACGTACAGCTGATGACgaagaggatgaggaacagtgagACTGCACCCGGCCTGCTGCTGCTCACCTTGCTAGCTCAGTGCTGCCAAGTCTGCCTCAAGGAGAATGCTGTCAACAGCCTTGCAGAG ACTGAGTGCCTTTTCTTCGTGTTAACGGGTCTCGGGAAGGATATTGAGGTGGAGCTGCCACACCAGATGGCCAGAGTTATGAGTGCCGCTCGTGATGCCTTCCTCACCACCGTCAGAGTGCCAGCCGTGCGCAAGACCCTCCTCCAGCTAATTGAGATGCACGCTGCAAGGTGGCAGCTCCCAGCCCCTGCAGTCATGTATTACTACCCGGGCTCAGGCAACAAATAA